In Natronococcus sp. AD-5, the genomic window GGTCGAGTGACGGACCTCGAGGGTGATCGCTGGCGCCACGACAGCGACGGGCTGGTCGCCTCGAACGGCGAGATCCACGACGAGCTGCTGGAAGCGGCCCGCGGGATCGACGCGTAGGGCGACGTTCTCACGGACTGAAAACCGGAAACGGTAAGCGGTCGCTCCGACGGGTATCGGTTATGGACGAGTACATCGAACGGTACGGGGCCGAGCGGGTCTGGGCCGCGACCGTCGCGATCCTCGCTGTCGGTATCGCAGCCGCCGCGTTGCTGTTCCCCCAGCGGGTGTACGTCGACCTTATCTGGCAGTACTACTGGGGTCCGGTCGTCGCCGACGCGCAGGATATGTCCTGCGTCGCGTGGGCCGACGGCGCGGAGGTTCCCTGTGCTGAGGCGCCGGCCGACGCCGGTCCGACCGCCTCGCCGGGGTACACGTTCGTCTCTTACGCGGGTTACATCCCGACGCTCCTGCTGTTGTTGATCGGAATCAGCTTCCTCATCCAGCGACTCGAGATCGAGCGCTACCGGGCCGGCTTCTACGGCCTGTTCCCGTTCATGCTGTTCGGGGGTGCCCTGCGCGTCGTCGAGGATACGAACGTCGCGGCCTACCGCCAGACCGGCGAACTCGCGATCGAACTGCCGTGGTCCGGGCTCCTGATCAGCCCGCTGATCTACTTTACGGTCTTCCTGGTCGCGCTCGTCGCCGTCGTGTCGTCGGTCTGGCTCGACCGGAACGACTACGTCTCGGGCTACGAGTACCCGCTGTTCGGAATCGGAACCGCCGCGCTGACGGTCACGGTCGGCTATCTCGGCTATCTCGCCGCTACGGAGCCGTACGCGACGTTCCACTGGGGCCTGCTGTTGACGACGCTCGTCGGCGCGACCGTTACGACGGCGATCACCTGGATCGCCATCGGCCGCTTCGCCCCCGAAATCAACAGCGGGACCCGGTTCATGGGCGTCGTCGTCATCTGGGCCCACTCGGTCGACGGGGTCGCGAACGTCATCGGCCTCGACTGGGCGACCGTCTTCGGCCTCCCGCGCAATCTCGTTCCGAAACACCCGATCAACGCCGCGATCGTCAACTACACCGGTACGGTTCTTCCCGAAAGCATCACCAGCGTCACCGGCGAGGCGTGGCCGTTCCTGCTCGTGAAACTCGCCGCCGCGGTCGTCGTGATCGCGCTGTTCAACGACGAAATCTTCGACGAGAGCCCCCGGTTCGCGTACCTGCTCATGATCGCCGTCGTCGCCGTCGGTCTCGGACCGGGGACCCGCGACATGCTGCGGGCCACATTCGGCGTCTGAGCCGTCCGCGCACCGGTTCGTCTCGTCGACCGCAGTCGACGCGTTTTTCCCCTCAGTCGCGGACGTCGTTGCTGGATGTCCCGTACGAATTCGCGACCCGAGAGCGACGATCCTCCCTCGGCGCCCGACGTCGACCGGCTGTTCGAAGAACTCGAGGAACTCGAGGGGCTCGTCGACGACCCGGCCGAACGCGAGCAGGTCCGGCGGACGATGCGGGTGGCTCGCCGCATTCCCGGGTTGAACGCCCTCGAGGGCGGGATCGGGAAGTACACGGTCCGCGACGTGGCGGAGGCGTTCGTGGGAAGTATCCTCCTCGCGCTGCCGATGCTCGTCGAGGACGGCGTCTTCGTGATCGCCGAGCACCTCGCGGCGTCCACCGTTTCGGGGGTGCCGATCTTTCTGGTCGCGAACGTCCTCTTTATCGTCCTGCTCACGACCGGCCTGATCTACTGGACCGACATTCGCGAGGTGTCGGTGACGAACCCGATCTTCGGATTCGTTCCCCGCCGATTGATCGGCGTACTGGGGATCTCGTTCGTCACGGCGGCGGGGCTGATGGTCGTGTGGGGCCGCCTCTTCGCCGACGACCCGTCGACTGCGGAGGCGTTCGCCCGAATCACCGTCGTCTGGGCGGCCGGCGCCTTCGGCGCCGCACTGGGTGACATTTTGCCGGGCGAGAGCGACGGATACGACGTAACGATCGACACCATAGACGAGATCGTCGGCTCCGAGCGGTAATCGACCGACCGCTTTACGGACGAACGCCGTCGTATCGGGAACGACTTACGGGCGCGAGGTGCAAGAGGTAGGTATGACGGAGGATTCACCCGCGGACGCGGGTTGGTTCGCGGGCCTCGAGCCCGACGACCTCGAGGCCGGCGCCGCCGCGATCGCCGACGGGACGGCTCCGGAGCCGGCCGACTGGCCGAGCCGCGCGCTCGAGGCGGGCTTCGCGAGCGACGAGGACGACTACTACGATCGCCTCAAGGAGGCGACGACGACCGCGACCCGCGCCGCCGTCGAACGGCGGGAACGGGCGGACGACCGCCAGCTCGTCCACGCGGTTCGGGCGATGGACGACTGTCGCCGGACGGCGAACGAACTCGCCGAACGGCTGGCCGAGTGGGGCGGGACGATCGATCCCGACGCGGGAACCGGCGTCGCGTACGCTCGAGAGCTGATCGACGCTGAACGGGACGTCGACCACCCGCGCGTCGTCTCGCTGGCCGAGCGCGTCGTCTCGCTCGCGGACGAGGCGGAGGAACTCCGGGAGTACGTCGAGCGCGAGACGCCGACCGTCGCGCCGAACCTCGCCGCGCTCGCCGGACCGGTGCTCGCGGCCAGGCTGATCTCGCTCGCCGGCGGCCTCGAGAACCTGGCGAAGAAGCCCAGCGGAACGATTCAGGTGCTCGGCGCCGAGGACGCCCTGTTCGCTCACCTTCGCGGGCACGCCCCGTCGCCGAAGCACGGAATTATCTACACGCACGACGCGGTGCGGGGAACCCACCCCGACCACAGGGGCTCCGCGGCCCGCGCGCTCGCCGGGAAGCTCGCCATCGCCGCTCGCGTCGACCACTACTCGGGCGAACGGAAGCCCGAACTCGAGGCCGAACTCACCGACCGTATCGAAACGATTCAGGCTCGGTCGGCGGCCGGTGGGGACGACGAGACCGGAGGTGGGGCAGATGAGTGACCGCGAACTGCCCGCCGGCGTCGAGCGCCACGCGTTCGACGGGACGACCCGCCTCGCGACGCGCGGAGAGCCGGTCTACGGCGAACCGACGGACGGCGAGTGGCGCGCCTGGAACCCCAACCGGTCGAAACTCGGTGCGATGCTCGAACTCGAGATGGACGCCGGCCTCGCAGGTGGCGAAACCGTGCTCTACCTCGGCGCCGCCAGCGGGACGACGGCGAGCCACGTCGCCGACTTCGCCGGTCCGACGTACGCCGTCGAGTTCGCGGCCCGTCCGGCGCGGGACCTCCTCGAGGCGGCCGACTCCCGGCCCCGACTCTTCCCGCTGCTCAAGGACGCGCGAAAACCCGAGCGCTACGCCCACATGGTCGAGTCCGACGTCGACGCGATCGTCCAGGACGTCGCGACGCGCGGACAGGCCCGCGTCGCGCTCGAGAACCGGCGCTTCCTCGCCGACGACGGCCGGCTGCTGGTCGCGATCAAGGCCAGGAGCGAGGACGTGACGCGCGATCCGGACGACGTCTACGACGACGTTCGCGAGGAACTGTCCGAGGGGTACGAACTGCTCGAGACGAAGCGACTCGACGAGTATCACGCGGACCACCTCGGAATCGTCGCCCGTCCTCGATAACCTCCGGGACGCGTCCCGGAGCTCGTCCGTCGCCGACCGTTCCCTCGATAACAACTATACGACGTATTATCGTATCGGGATATGGCATGTCTGAACACCCCACGATCGGTGACACGCTCGAGCAGTCGGTCGACCGCCACCCCGACCGGGACGCGATCGTTTACCCGCGAAAGGATCAGCGATGGACGTACGCGGCGTTCGACGAGCGCGTCAACCGGCTGGCGAACGCCCTGCTCGAGGCCGGTATCGAGAAGGGGGATCGGGTCGCGACCGTCCTCCAGAACGGGTCGGAGATGGCGCTTACCGTCTACGCCTGCGCGAAGATCGGCGCCGTGTTCACCCCGCTGAACTTCCGCCTTCCGGCGGGCGAGATCGAGTACATCGTCGACGACGCCGGAGCGAAACTGCTCCTGTTCGAATCCGCGACCAGGGAGGCCGTCGAGGGCGCTCGTCCGTCCCTCGAGACCGTCGACGAGTACGCGTACGTCGACGACGACGCGCCGGCGTACGCGCGGGGGTTCTACGAACTGCTCGAGTCGGGATCCGCCGAGCGACCCGACGTATCGGTCGACGAGGACGACGTCTACGCGTTCATCTACACGTCGGGAACGACGGGGCGCCCGAAGGGCGTCGTCCACGAACACCGGAGCATGGTCGAGCACAACCTCCTGTGTATCGCGGAGATGAACCTCACGCGCGACGACGTCGGACTGTCGGTGATGCCGCTGTACCACTGCGCCGAACTCCACTGTAACCTGTTTCCGCGGATCCATCGCGGTGCGGCGACCGTCATCCACCACGAGTTCGAACCGGAGGCGGCCCTCGAAGCGATCGAGAACCACGGCGTCACGGTCCTGTTCGCCGCGCCGACGGCCTGGAACGCCCTCTCGCTGACCGCCGCCGAGACGGACGTCGACGTCTCGTCGCTCAGACTCGGCTTGTACGGGGCGGCGCCGATGCCCGAACAGGTGCTCGACAACTGCGTGGAGCACCTCTGCGAGACGTACGTCCAGGCCTACGGCATGACCGAGATCGGACCCGCGGGCGTGTTCCAGCCGCCGGGAGACCAGCGCTCGAAACAGGGCTGTGCCGGACTCCCCGCTCTCAACCACGAACTGCGCGTGGTCGAGCCCGACGCGGATCCGGATCGGGAAGTCGACGACGGCGAGGTCGGCGAGATCCTGATCGCCGGCCCGTGCACGATGCGCGAGTACTGGAACCGTCCGGACGCGACCGAGCGGTCGCTGCGCGAGGCCGACGGAACGACGTGGTACTACACCGGCGACCTGGGCTATCTCGACGACGACGGCTACCTCTACGTCGTCGACCGGAAAGACGACATGATCGTCTCGGGCGGCGAGAACATCTACCCGGCCGAAGTGGAGGACGTGCTGTTCGCACACGACGGCGTCGAGGAGGCGGCCGTCGTCGGCGAACCGGACGACGAGTGGGGCGAACTGGTCGTCGCGTACGTCGTCGCCGACGGCGTCTCCGCGGACGAACTGGACTCGTTCGTCGTCGAGAGCGATCGGCTCGCGGACTTCAAGCGGCCGCGGACGTACTGCTTCGTCGACGAGCTTCCCAAGAATCCGAGCGGCAAGATCCAGAAGTTCAAACTTCGAGACGCCGAGGTCGACCTCGAGCCCGAAACGGAGACCGTCTCCCCCTGAGCGACGTCCGGCGGCGGGGCGCGACCGCGCCTCGAGGTCGTGTCACCCTCCGACCCGTCGCGACCGGAGAAGGTCACCACCGGTGCGGATACCGCGCGGTCCGAACGCCGGGCCGTCGCCGTTCCGCTCGACTGCTCGGCCTCGGCCTCGAGGACGTTCGGCTCGGCACCGCGATGCCGGAGTTCCGCTCCGTCGGGAGCGTTGAGTCGCTCCGCGAGGAGTTCTGCTTGCGGCCGATCGACGAGCCCGCGCACGACCTGCGAGCGATGCTCGGGGGAGACGGCCAGCTGCGGCCGGCTGAGCGCGGTTCCGGTGACGAAGCCGGCGGCTCGAGCCGACTCCAAACCGTATTTACTGCCGGGGCCGAAACTTGGTACCGATGGAACGCGGGTCGCCGGAATCGTTCACGCGCATGGGCACGCTGGGGATCGAGGAGGAGTTCTACGTGGTCGACGAGCGCGGCCGCCCGACGAGCGGTACCGACGAACTCGTCTACGAACGCGAGCCGCCGGAAATCCTCGTTAATCGGCTCGATCACGAACTGTTCAAGTGCGTCATCGAGACCCAGACGCCCCTGATCGAAACGCCCGGCGACGCCCGCGATCGGCTGTTCGAGGTCCGTCGAGCGCTGGTCGAGCACGCCGAACGTCACGGGTTCCAGATCGCCGCGGCGGGCCTGCACCCGCTGGCGAAGTGGCGCGAACTCGAGCACGCCGAGAAACCCCGCTATCGCTCCCAGCTCGATCGTATCCAGTACCCCCAGCACCGCAACACGACCGCCGGCGTCCACGTCCACGTCGGCGTCGACGACGCCGACAAGGCGGTCTGGATCGCCAACGAACTGCGCTGGTCCATGCCGGTCATGCTGGCGCTCTCGGCGAACTCGCCGTACTGGGACGGGTTCGACACCGGACTCCAGTCCGCCCGCGCGAAGATCTTCGAGGGACTGCCGAACACGGGGATGCCGACTTCCTTCGCGGACTTCGAGGACTTCGATCGGTTCGAACGACGGATGCTCGAGACGAACGCGATCGAGGACCGCGGCGAACTCTGGTACGACGTGCGCCCCCACACGGCCCACGGAACGGTCGAGCTGCGGACGCCGGACGGGCAGGCGGATCCCGACGTCGTGATGGCGTTCGTCGAGTACGCCCACGCACTCGTCGAGGCGCTCGCCGAGGAGTACGAGGACGGGACGCCCGGCCGCCGGCACCGGCGGGAGCTCCTCGACGAGAACAAGTGGCGGGCGATCCGCCACGGTCACGACGTCGCCCTCATCGACCGCGACCTCGAGGGGACCGTCGACCTCGGCGAACTCGTCGACCGCGAGTGCGAGCGGCTGGGGATCGACGGCATCAAGCGCGTCTACGAGCGCGAGAGCGGCGCCGAGAGACAGCGCCGGTTGCTCGAAACCGAAGGGCCCGACGCCCTCTGCGAATCCCTGCTTCTCGAGGGTACGTAAGCCCCTTCAAAGCCCCCACAAAGGTTTAACCTTGCACGAAACTTCGTCCCCCACGAGAGGAGATATGGCTCCAGATGACACCGACGAACACCGAGGGGAGGAGCGAGTCGGAGACGACGAGTCGTTCGAGGCGGAGGGGCGGAACGCGGCCGTCGAGGAGGTCGATCAGCGGATCGTCGATCTGCTGTCGTGGATTCTCGACACGGAAACGCGCGCGAAGATCTACGTCCACCTGCTGGCGACCCCCGGCAGCACCTCCGAGGAGGTCGCGAAGGGGACCGGGCTCTACCCCAGCACCGTTCGCGAGGCGCTCGCCGAACTCCACGAGGAAGAGCGCGTCAGCCGGGAGAAGCGCGCGAGCGAGGGGGCCGGCAACAACCCGTACGAGTACACGGCGATCCAGCCGAGCGAGCTCGTCGGCGGCGTCGTCGACCAGGTACAGCGGGAACTGAACACGATCTTCACGCTCGATCGCGTCCTCGACCGACAGACGGAGGACCAGCCCGCGCTCGAGGAGGACCTCGAACCGGTCACGATCACCGTCGACGACGCGCCGATGTCGGGCGACGATAACGAGGCCGATTCGATCTCGGTCGAGAACGACATCGAGATCGAAGCGGTCGACGCGAACGTCGAAGAGGGTCCCGACGAGGAGGAGACCGACGATCCGCTCGAAGAGTAACCGGCGTCAGTCGTCCTCGAGTCCGAGCACGGCCGGTCGCTCGAGCTGGACGTCGCGGTCGACGGCCGAGGCGGTCACCGTCGGCCACCGGTCGGTCGTCGTCAGGACCGCGATCTCGTCCTCGGTGACGAGGGCCGTATCCTCGCTTTTCGCGCCCTGTACGGTCGGGTTCCAGGCGTACGCCATCGGCGACTCGACCGCCGCGTCGTGCTCGGGCGTCGCGATCCACTCCCGGCCGGCGAAGCCGGCGGCGCCGCCCTGGTGGTGGTGCTCCCACTCGCACTCGTAGCCGACCGCGGCGTAAGCGTCCCGGATCGCGCCGAAGACGTCGCCGGCCGTCCCGCCGTCGGCCGCCGCCGTCCTCGTCGCCGCGAGTGCCGTAGTCTCGACGCGGGCCGCGGCGCGGTGTCTCTCCTCGAGCCACTCCGGCGGGTCGAAGGCGACGGCGCGGGTACAGCTCGCGTGGAGTCCCGCGCGCTCGGCGGTGACCGAGACGAGGACGTAGTCGCCGAGTTCGGCCTCCGTCGGCGTGTAGTGGCGGTACCGCGTCGCGCGGTCGCTCCCGCCGACGAGCGCGACCGGCGACTCGATGTCGCGCGCCGAGAGCGCGACCCGGAGCGCGGACGCGACCTCGCGTTCGGTGTCTTCTGACTGCAGTTCGCGACAGACGGATTCGACCGCCGCGGCCGTCCGTCGTCCCAGTTCGCGGTAGCGCTCCCGGTCGCGCTCGGTCAGCGGCTGGCGCAGTCCCGTCGGATCGACGCGCTCGAGCCCGGGGACGTCGACGTCGGCGGCTACCCGCTCGCCGTCGGTCCGGGCCGCGATGGCCTCGGCGAGCGAGGACGCGTACCAGGGGAACCGTTCGATCGACACCGCGTCCGCGTCGAGATCCGGAAGCTCTTCGGCCGCGATCCGGTCGGCCTCGATGTTGTCCGTCAGGATCCGTACGTCGGTGCCGTCGTAGCCGACGGCCGCGACGCCGGCGTCGGTCTCGCGGTCGACGACGTTGCTCCCGCCCGTGAGCCAGGCGAACGAGTTCGGCCGGGCGAACCAGACCGAGTCGAGTTCGTGCGTCTCGAGGTAGCGCTCGAGTCGCGCGCGCTTGTCCATGCCGGGTGCTTGCGCGGACGGTTCTTGAATCCGACGAACCGGTTCGGGCGCCGCCGCTAGAGCGAGGCGAATCCGGTCGGAACCGGGTTCGACTCGGGCAATCTAAGTACGGGTGGTCCTAACCCCCGCCAGAACGCCCGTGTCGACTCCCAGCCACACCTCCGGTCACAGGCTCCGTCCGCTGATCGCCCGGTTCGGCTTCCCCCATCTGCTGGCGGCGACGCTCGCGCTGGTCGCGGCGACGATCCTGCTCGGCGTCGCGGCGAAGGCGACCGGTTCGGGGCTGGCCTGCGAAGCGAACTGGCCCCGGTGCGACGCGGGGCCGTACAACCTGCTGCCCGCGAACCTGCCCAGCTTCTACGAGTGGTTCCACCGGTTCGTCGCGATGTTCGCCGGCTTCGCGATCGTCGGCTCCGCGCTCGCCGCCTGGCGGTCGCCGACGGTCGATAGACGCGTGACGTCGCTGGTCGTCCTCGGCACGCTCCTGACGCCGATCCAGGTGTACCTCGGCCGGGAGACGGTCTTCCAGTACCAGATGGAGATCCTCTCGCTGCACTTCTGGACTGCGGTGCTCATCTTCTCGATGTTCGTCACTGCGACCGTCCTCGCCTGGGCGCCGACGCTGACGGCCGCCCACGTCACCGGCGCGCTCGGACTCGGACTCGCCGCGCTGCCGCTGCACGTCGCGCTCAGTCCGACCGACCTCGGCGTCGTGACGAATTACACCCCGACCGTCCAGCTGCTTCAGTACGGCGTGACGCTCGCGCTGGTCTCGTCCGTCATCGTCGCCACGATGGTCGGCCGGTGGCGGTTCGACGACCGTCCGCTGTTCGGACTGCTGGTCGGCTCGACCGTGCTGGCGCTCGCGGTCACCTACCTCGGACGACGGGCGGTGATGACGTTCAGTCCCGCGCTCGATCGGCTCTACCTCGTCGTCGCGTCCGCCCTCCTCGTCGCGTTCGTCGTCGGCATCTGGCGGAGTCGATCCTCCTCGAGAGCGACTCGGGACGCGCTCGAGCCGTAGAATTCTTTTCAGAACCCGTTTTCGTTTCGACCGTTCCTACCCGATCGCGATAACGGTCCCTCCGGCGACGAGGACGGCACCGACGCCGATCGCGAACAGCGCGTAGTTCGCGATCGGGTCCTTGGCCGGCGTCACGTTCACCGTGTATCGCCGCCGAGAGACCGGCCAGAACGGACGAATCCCCATGGGCGTCAACGCGTCCGCGAGGAGGTGCGAGACGACCGAGAGTGCGCCGACGACGAACGCGAACGCGACGAATCCGACGTCCACGAGCGGCGACGCCGCGTCGACGAGCATGGCCGCGGCGGCGGCGAGCGCGGCACCGACGAGGAGCGCGAACGGGACGGAGTGGGTCGGCCCGCGGTGCTCGAGAAACGGCACCTGATGGTCGCAGTCGGGCAGCGTCGAGAGGGACACGCAAACGAGGCCGCCGACGATGGCGACCGGCTCGTAGCCGGCGACGGCGACGAGGGCACCGAGCGGTGCGTACGCGGTCAGGGAGGCGCCGTAGTGCCCTACCTGATACATCTGCGACAGGTACTCAGCGGTGGACTATAAGTCCACCGCCCCCGACGTCTCTCCGATCGCTCCGCCCGCGTCGTCGACGCGAACTTAAACTCCTTAGCGATCTAACCGCTTGATTCATTGGTCGTCGGTGAGACGGTTCATCGAACAGGTCGACATGATCGATCGCGCACAGCTCCCCTCGCTTCGTACTCGAGCGAGCGGGACGGTCGTCGTTTTCCCCCGTACTGCTGCGGTCGTCGACAGGGGGATGTCCGCCCGATGAGCGTCATCGCGACGATCACGGTTCCGGCGTCGTCGTTCTCGCTCGGGTCGCTCGTCGACGCGGAGACCGTGACCGTGCGAATCGAAACGACGGTTCCGACGTCCGAATCGGTGATCCCGTACCTCTGGGTCCCTGCGGACGTGACCGAATCGATCGTGTCCAGGCTCGAATCGAAAGCGGCCGTCGACCGCGTGGCGGTCGTCGACGAGGCGGACGGCAGCGTGCTCGTCAAGGTCGCGTGGAACGACGGCGTCAACGGGATCCTCGAGGCGATCCGCGAGAGCGACGCGATCGTCACGAGCGCGGCCGGGACCGCCGACCGGTGGACGTTTCGACTCCGGTTGCCATCGTACGAGGATCTCTCGACGTTCTACGCGCGCTGTCTCGAGTCGAACGTCGAGGTCGAACTCGTCCGGCTTCACGAGGCGGTGGCCGGGGACGATCCGTCACAGTTCGGGCTGACGGATGCACAACGACGCCTGATCGTCGCGGCCTACGAGGCGGGGTACTTCGACGTCCCTCGACGGACCACGCTCGTCGAACTCGGGGAACGGTTCGACGTCTCCGATTCGGCCGTTTCGCAGCAACTGCGTCGCGGTCTCGCCGCGCTCGTCGATTCGACGGTACGCATCGAGGCCCGATCCGACGACATCGTCGTCGGCCGCGGCGCCGAGCCGACGGAACCCGCCTCGGAGACGGGAAACGATCCGTGACGGCGGCCAACCGCGGCGGTTATGGGCGTCGATTCCCTCCGTACGACCGTGCAGAACGTCACCGACAGGACCAGCAATCCGTTCGGCATGCGACCGCCCTTCGACCGAACCCCGCCCGGTGACCGGACCGCCGTTTTCGGTTACGGTGACGCCAACGCGGACTTTCACCTGATCGGCGATTACCCCCACGCCCACGGCGGCGCCGAAACCGGCGTCCCGTTCACCGGCTCCGACGCCGGCCGCGCGCTCCAGGACGTCCTCCGGGAGGTCGGCTTCGTGAGCGGTCCGCCGAACGAACCCGTCTGCGAGAACCTGTTCTGTAGCTACATCCACATGTGCTGTCTCCCGGACGGAGAGGCGCCCACCGACGAGGAGTACGCCGCCCTCGAGCGCTACTTCGACGCCGAACTGCGGGCGATCAACGCGCACATCCTCATGCCGGTCGGCGAGCGGGCGACGGATCACGTCCTCCGGGAGTACACGACCCAGCGACACCGGTTCGACCTCGACGTGGCGGCGCTCCACGCGACGGAAATCCGCGGTCGAGGCTTCCTGGTCGTCCCGATCGGGGAGCCGACCGAGTGGGAGGATACGGAACGGGAGGCGCTCGTCGCGCGACTCGAGGCGATCCTGGGCCGGGACTACAGACAGACGAAGGGCGTCGCGACGACGGTCGGTTAACGGCCGAACCGTTTCCTAATCGTCGCCCGCAGCGGCAGCCACAGCGCGCCGACGACCGGGAGGAGCGCGAACGCGACGAGGTCGACGGCGAGCGAGGCCTCCCCCGCCACCGCCGCGGCGAATCCGACGGCGGG contains:
- a CDS encoding uracil-DNA glycosylase family protein, whose translation is MGVDSLRTTVQNVTDRTSNPFGMRPPFDRTPPGDRTAVFGYGDANADFHLIGDYPHAHGGAETGVPFTGSDAGRALQDVLREVGFVSGPPNEPVCENLFCSYIHMCCLPDGEAPTDEEYAALERYFDAELRAINAHILMPVGERATDHVLREYTTQRHRFDLDVAALHATEIRGRGFLVVPIGEPTEWEDTEREALVARLEAILGRDYRQTKGVATTVG